In the Desulfitobacterium hafniense DCB-2 genome, ATAATCATCTGGTTTCGTTTTATTCGTTGTGCCGACTTCGATCATCGTGCAGCCACTGGAGGCGATAATATCCGGTATACGGAAGCTTCCGCCAATCTCCACCTGTTGCCCTCTGGAAATAATGACGTCTCTCTGCTTAGCTAAGGTATTAAGGCTTATAAACACTGCAGCAGCATTATTGTTTACCACCATGGCGCTTTCAGCACCGGTTAAACGGGTAATCAGAGGTTCGATATGGGTATGGCGGGAACCCCTGTTGCCGGTTTCCAGATCAAATTCAAGGTTGCTGTAACCTTCATTGACTTCTTGAATTAAGCCGATGGCCGAATCCGGCAGAGGGGCCCTGCCCAGATTCGTATGCAGGACAATTCCTGTGGCATTGATCAATTTTTTCAAGCAGGTACTATCCTGGGCGTCGAGCTTATCTTTGAGTTCCTGAACCAAATGCAAGGTGATCTCCTGGCGGGACAGGTGGGACATAGATGCCGCAAAGGACTTATCTCCAAGCAACTGTTTTCTGTAATCATCGATGACCTGGGTTATTGTTTCACCAAGCACAGCTTTGCCAATCCCCTCGGCCAAGGCCGCGACTTCAGCATGATCCAGGATTTCATTCATCGGAGCGATGGTTCTCAGCGCTTTTAATCGTTCTAAATCCTTCTCCAAAAACAGTGCCTCCTCATAGCAAAGGGACATGAATTGAGCAGAGAGCACACTGCATTGATCATGTCCGCAAATCACCACTATTACATTCTTTGGCGGGAATGTGTAGGAGTCGAACCTACCTCGGCCGGATCACCCACCCGACAACGGATTTGAAGTCCGCGGAACCCACCGGGATCCATCCATTCCCATAGTGTATTATATATCATACCTGGTATGCTTTTCAAATAGGCAACTCAATTTTTTAAAGTTCCCTAATTCCAACCATGTTGCCCGGCCAGCCATTTTTCGGCAGCATAGTTGAGAGGCATAGTCCGTATATCCTCCCAGACCAGATCGTCGACACTTAATTTTCTCAGATCCACCTGTTTGAAATAGGAGCCACAGTCAGAACAGACTGCTACTTCCAGCCCAGGATACTGTTCAGATTTAAGGTAGGTTTGTTTTTTGGCATCCATGCTGCCGCAACAAGCGCAGCCGGAGGCATCGACAGGTCGCTGATAACCACAGACCAGGCATTGCTGGTAGCGTTTGCCGACCGGCGGAGCCAAAAGGGTCATAAAATGTTTCTCTCCGCAGACCGGGCAAGTCCCAAAGGGTTGATTATCTTCCCCGGGTTTGGGAACCAAGTGTTGGCAGAGCATCTGGGCAACACCGGCCAGAGCCAGTTGCAATCGGGCAGCAGCTGCATTATCCAGAGACTCGCCCTGCTTAAATTGTTCCAGGAGGGTGCGCAAATCAGCTTTTTCCTGTGGTTCATCGGCAACTTGATTGAGTCTTTGCCACAAATCAATAATGCTTTCTTCAGGCAAATTATCCAAAGTAAACCGCGGGGAAGCAGGTTCAAGCCGGAAATCAGCCGCCAGGCTGGAAGCGTGCTCCTGCTGCCAAAGCTTTATTTCCCCCTGCAGCTTCAGATAGTTATCTTTTACTGCAACCAAATGCTGTTCTTCTTGTTCAGTGGTCAGAATATTTTTCCGCACAACGTTTCCTCCTAAAGAAAGTCTGCCGCCAGCCCCTAAGCCCAAACCGGCACCCGGGCCGGCAGCAGACCGGATCATTTATTTGCTGATGAAGCTATCATTATAAGCAGCTGATCAACCTATTTCCCCGCCTTTTCCTGCTTTTCAATCTCCTCATACCAGGCGCCATGATGGGACTTAGCAAAGCCTTTGGATACATAACCCTTAAGCATGCCCGGCAGAGCAGCCCGTGATTCGGGATGGATCAGGGCCAGGTAGAGATGCCCGATCAGAGCGGTGGTCATGAAAATCATGGATAGGTCGTGAACAGGATAGGCTATGCGCACTAAGCCTATGGGGAAGTACTGGGGAAACCACATGATCAACCCGCTGATGGTGATAAAGATAGAGCCAAAAATGGTGAAGAGGGAGTTGATTTTTTCCCCTCCGTTAAATTTTGCCTGGGGAGGGTAATTGCCATGCCCGCCGAAGAATTCCACGGCAAAGGCTTTGACATGCATCACATCGGCCTTCGTCCAGGTAAAGACAGAACGAATCCACCCCCAGTGATGCTTGGTGTCACCGATAAAGAACTTCATGCCGACAGCAACGGCGAAGAAGAGGGCCGCAACCCGGTGAATCATGCGGGCGTTGTCAATTCCTCCGACGATGGCCATAGCCGGCCGGAAGGTGACCGACAAAACGGCTAAACCCGTAAAGAGAAGAATTAAAAAGGAAACTGCATGAACCCAGTGACTGAATCGTTCCCCATCTGTAAATCTCAGAACTTTTCCTTCCGGGACTTGTTTGGAGTTTTGCGCCATTACAGTGACCCTCCTTTCCCCTGGTGGTCATCTTCAACAAAATGATCCTTGCTGTAATTTCCTTTAGCCACATTGACCAAAGTTCCAACAAGAACTGCTGCCGCCGCGCCACCGCAAGCAATCGCACCCAGCGGGCGGGCGATATCCTTCCAAAGGGTCAGGGTAAAGGGAACCGTGGGATTGGCCGGCAAACCATAGGATTCCGGAGTATCCAGGAGGATATACTTATAAAGTGTTCCCCCTACCACATCCTTGCCATAGAGATTGGCCTTGGGATATCTCTGCTTCAGCTCAGACAAGCGCTGTTCAGCCTTTTGCATCATTTCGGCATCATCCCCAAAGGTCAGGGTTCCCGGCTGGCAAATGGCGACACAAGCGGGCTCAAGGCCATTCTCCACCCGTTCCCAGCAGCCGGTGCACTTGGTGGCCTTTTGGGTTGTCTGATCAATCCTGGGAATATCAAAGGGGCAGTTGGTCACGCAGTATCCGCAGCCGATGCATTTGTCCTCATCAATGATCGTAAATCCGGTCTCCGTTTTGGATATAGCCTCAGAGGAGCAGGCCTTTAAGCAGGCAGCATCGGCGCAATGAAAGCATTGAGCTTTCCGCATCATCCAAAGCATGGTATTGTTTTCGTACTTTTCATCGAAGGCAATATAAGTGTAGGTGTTAGGATCCAAATCTTTGGTCGACTGATAACTTTTGACCAATGATGTCTTAACAGCCGGTAACTCATTCCATTCCTTGCAGGCTGCGGAACAGGCCTTGCAGCCGGTACATTTAGAGGTGTCCACGAGAATCATTTTTTTACTCATCTGCTACGCCCTCCTTATGTTGACCAGGCAGCATTTATATTCCGGGGTGCCTGCAGTGGGATCGATGGCGCTGATGGTCAGGTTGTTGGTCGTCGGTCCGGGACTTAGGGATGCGAAGCCCCAACTCCAAGGCATACCAATGGTTTCGGAATCCTGACCGTTGATCTTTAAGGTCTGAATTCTGTCCGTTACCAGGGCGACTACTTGAACTTTGCCACGGGCAGAAGATACTTCTACCATGTCCCCTTCTTTGACTCCGATCTTTTGGGCCAGATTTTTGCTGATCTCGGCAAAGGGCTGAGGCATCAGCTCATTGAGCATGGGGATATTTCTCGTGATCCCGCCGGCGCAGAAATGCTCAACTAAGGCATAGGTCGTTAGTACATAAGGGAAATCTTCCTTGCTGCCATGGTTCGTAACACCAGGCAGGAAGTTCGGGATGGGCACGGTAGGATTAGAGCTTACATCCGGATGCAGACTATTGACCGTCGGACTTTCCACCGGCTCATAAAACTCCGGCAAAGGACCGTCATTACATTGACCGGCCGGTCTAACGCCAATATGGGGCAAGCCATCTGCTGCAGGTGTGGCAGGAATTCCACTGAAATATTTCGCAGTGAATAAGCGGCCTACTCCTTCAGGATTCATGCGGAAAACCTGTTTCCCTTCCGGGGTATCCGGGCCTTTGGTTTTGTCCGGCACATCGGCACCGTCATTGCCTTCCCAGGAATTCTTGGCCGCATCCCACCAAATCAGCTTGCGGTTCTCATCCAGAGGCTGACCGTTCATATCACAGGAGCCGCGATTATAAAGGATGCGGATGTTACCCGGCCAGGAGAAGCTCCAATTGCGGTATAGACCAAGCCCCGAGGGATCACTGTTGTCCCGGCGGGCAGCCAGGTTGCCATTGCCTGTAACACCGGCATAAATCCAACAGCCTGACGAAGCTGAGCCGATAGGAGCTTTTAAATAATCAGCCAGGGTAGGCAGCACTTTACCAGTTGTTTCATCATAACCACTGATCTCCTGGAGAACTTTCAGCGGATCCGGTTCATGACCATAGTCCCACCGGGCCTTGAGAATGGGTTCATCCTTAGGATCGGTACTGCCGGCATAAAGTTCTTTAAGTTTATGGTAGATATGATCCAGAATATCCAGGTCAGGCTTAGCTTCCCCTGGCGGCTTCAGAGCAGCATCCTTCCACTGAATCCAGCGGCCGGAGTTGGATAGCGTGCCCCCTTTTTCATAGACGAAAGCTGCGGGAAGCAGGATGACTTCTGTGTTGATTTTGGCCGGATTGACCAGGAGCTCGCCTGTGGTCGGATCCTTTTCACGCCAGAATTGGGCAGTTTCAACCTCATAAACATCCGCGATGACCAGCATATCCAGCTTTGCCAAGCCTTCACGGACGATTTGCCGGTTAGGGATGGATACCATGGAATTCGAGCCAAAATTAAGCAGCATTTTGAATTGTCCGCTATTGGCAGCTTCCCAAAGTTTTACCATGCTGTAGTTCTTGCCTGAGTTGTACTTAGGCAGGTAATTAAAGCAATAATCATTTTCTTTGGTGGCATTTTCGCCAAACCAAGCTTTGAGCTGAGAGATAATATGCCTTTCAAAAGCCGAGCCGCTGCGCACCAGATAACTGCGCAGATCCTTATCCGTATGAACCGGGGCCGGCAAGTAACCCGGCAGGTTATTAAAGAGATTGGCCATATCGGTGGAGCCTTGAACATTGGGCTCACCACGCAAGGCTTGGATGCCGCTGCCTGCTTTACCTACGTTGCCCAAAAGCAGCTGGATGATCGCGTAACTGCGGATTCCCTGAACGCCGGTGGTGTGTTGGGTCATGCCCAGTGCATAAAGAATGCTGCCTGGTCTGGTATTGCAGAAGGTATCAGCAATTTCTTTAATTTTTTCAGCAGGTATACCGCTGATATCGGCCCCTACTTCCAGAGTGTAACGGGAGAAATGCTCTTTAAGCTTGCCAAATACGCAATCAGGATCATCCAGACTTTCCGCTTTCACCGGTTTGTTTTCGGCATCAAGCTGATAAGCCCAGCTGTCAAAATTATACTTTTTGGTCTCGGGATCAAATCCGGAAAACAGTCCATCGGCAAATTTAAAGTCTTTACTGATCTTGTACAGCCCATTGGTATGGTTGAGTACATAGTCTTGATCATAGAGTTTGTTCTCTAAGATATAATTGATGATTGCATTTAAATAAGCAATATCCGCACCGGGACGAACCTGGGCAAAGATATCTGCTTGGGAGGCGGTACGGGTAAACCGCGGATCCACCACGATCACCTTGGCGCCGTTTTCTTTGGCTTTATTGATCCAACGCATAGCTATGGGATGATTCTCCGCACAGTTGCTGCCCGCAATCAGGAAGCATTTCGTGTTTTGCATATCCGTCCAGGAATTGGTCATAGCTCCGCGGCCAAATGAAGGTGACAAACTTGCCACCGTGGGAGCGTGTCATATCCGGGCCTGGTGTTCGTTATAAGGTGTTCCGATGAGCTCGGACAGTTTCTTGATCAGGTAGGATTCTTCATTATCCACTTCGGCTGAACCGAGAACGGCAATGCCATCAGCGCGGTTTACATTGTAGGCTGTACCACCAATTTCTTCCGTAGCCATCCAGGTTGTGTCACGAACTTCCTTGATCTTTGAGGCGATCTTATTAATCGCTTCATCCCAGGAAATATCCTGCCAATCGCTGGACCCGGGAGCTCTGTATCTGGGCTTTGTGACACGGTCCTTGGCATTGGCCACATGACCCAAACTGGCCCCTTTCGGACACAAGGCACCGGAATTCACCGGATTATCCGGGTCTCCATCCAGATAAACGAGTTTTTCGTCTTTAATATGAAGCAGCAAACCGCACCCGCCGGAACAGAAATGGCAAATGCTAGGAATCTTAGTTGTTCCTTCAATTCTAAGACTAAATCCCTGGGCTTGGGCGATCTGTGGATCAAAGCCAAGACCGGAAGCCAAAGCAAACAGGGATGCCCCAGAAAGCTTAAGGAACCCACGACGAGTTACTTCCATTTACTCTCCCCCTCTTATTATTACAATTGCCCCGGCTTTCGCCGAAACAAAAATTTACGTAAAACCCCTCTTTAACTGTCTTTTCTAGTGTTAAGAAAGCAGTTTTGTATGTGAATATTTTAAATAACTATCTCTTATTTAAACGTCAAAAATCACCCCTATGAATTTTAGATTTATTTTCAATAACGAAAAAATATATTTTCTATTCTGCCATAGGACATAAGAATTGTCAAATAATTTAGACAATAAAGAAAGTGATAACTTTCAGTTACTTTCTGTTTATTCCGTAAATAATACAGATAAGCACTGAAGGCTTCAATAAGAAAAGACTCCGGAGAGTACATTTCTCCGAAGTCTTTTGCCTATTGAAGTCCTATTTCATTTTCATGATAGCTCATGGGGTAAGATGCATGATAATAGGGTTCAAACTCATGATCATCCATCATGGACTCCAGTTCCAGTTCATAATTCTGCATAGCTGCCATGGCTGCTCCCGCCAAGCCGAGCACCCGCAGAGCAGGCCGTCTCCACACCATATAGCCTATGGCAAGGCCAAGGGGAGCAGAGATACTGAATACGGTATGGTCATTGTGCTTGAGTTTAACCTGGGTTTGCCAAAGCTTGTTGAAACGATTCTTGGTGCCGCTCCACATCTTTCCCACCATCCCATTTTCAAGGGCTTTCTCTCTTTCGCAATCCGCCAACGCTTGAATCACATCCCCGTTGGACCTTAGCAAGGCACGGCGGGCTTCTTCATAGCTTAGATTTAAGCGGTCGCACAGAATATCAACTTTCTCCAGTTCCGTCCACATCTCTTCGCTCATTTAAATCATCCTTTCCGCTTGGGTTTTGTCCCACGTTGACCAAGCGGTTCCCCATACTCCAAGATCTTAAGGATTTATCTAAGGTTTGTTCGCAAAAATACTGTGAAACCTCAAGGATCTCTTTTTTGCTCCATTGGTTCCAGCGCAGCCGGTTCAATTTTTCCAGCTCTCCTTGAAGAAGCTGGCGCATTAGCCCTAGGCTTCCCCCACTGACCCATCTCCCGACGGCGGGAGAACTTCCCTGAGTTTGACATTGGCGGCAAACTACCCCACCGGCGTCCGGGCTGAATAATAACCGCTCCCCTTGAACTCTTTGCCCGCACTCGGCACATTCCACTAAACGCGGGCGATAGCCGAGATAATTCATCAGCTTCAAAGCGTAGGTACACTGAACCAAAGCCGGATCACAGCTTTCCACGAGAAATAAACTGGAAAAGGTGAGGGTAAACAGTTCCGGATGAGGTTGTCCGGGAAGAGTTGCCAGATCAAGAAGCTCTGCCATTGCCGTAGCCGCCATGCTCATATCTAAGTCCGTCCATAAATGGGGAAAGCTCTCCCTGGGGCTGACCTGGTTGACAGTATCCAGTGACTTACCTTTATGTAATAGGTATTCTGCATAGGTAAACAGCTGGGCTCCTGCTCTTTGACGGCTTTTCGGTTTACGCACCCCTTTGGCAACAGCTTGGATTTTCCCGTATTCTCTTGAAAATAAAGTGAGCAAACGGTCTGATTCTCCATACTCCCGGCTTCGAATCACCAAAGCATCGGCGTGGTAAACTCCCACATCTTCACCTCATAGTCTTTGTAAATATCCCGTTCTTATACCGTGATTATTTGCACGCCGGAACTCGTTCCCAGGCGATCAGCTCCGGCCTCCACCATCTGTAACGCGGTCTCACGGGAACGTATTCCTCCCGAAGCCTTCACTTTGACGGATTGACCCACCCAGGCTTTCAGATTGCGTACATCTTCCACTGTAGCTCCGCCGCCGGCAAAGCCTGTGGACGTTTTGATATAGTCCGCTCCCGATGCCTTGACGATCTCTGCCGCCTTTTGCTTCTCCTCTTCAGTAAGCAAAGAGGTCTCAATGATGACCTTGATCGTGACACCACAGCAATGAGCCGCTTCCACAGCCCGTGTTATATCTTTCGCCACAGCTTCCCAATTGCCCGATTTCGCCCAGCCTATATTGATCACGATATCCACTTCCCGGGCACCATGTGCTTTAGCGGCGAAAATTTCCTGAACTTTAATCTCCGTCATGGTCGCTCCCAAAGGAAAGCCGATGACTGTGGCTACTCCCACACCGCTGCCGTGTAAAAGCTTGGCGGCAGTGCAGATATAGGCCGGATTAATACAGACTGTGGCAAATTTGTGCTGCTTGGCTTCATGGCATAGATTCACAATATCTTTTTCTGTAGCCTCCGGTTTGAGAAGTGTATGATCGATCATGCCTGCTAAGTTCATTGTTCTCATCCTTTCTAACTCCGATCCGAATATCCGAATTCCCGGAGACTCCTTCCCCGATTGCGCCAATCTTTCTCAACCTTGACAAAGAGCTCCAGAAAGACCTTGCTGCCCAACAGGGTCTCAATATCCTGGCGGGCCAAACGACCGATTTCTTTGAGGAGACTTCCCCCATGACCGATGATAATGCCTTTTTGGGAATCCCGTTCCACTACAATCAGGGCGCGGACCTTGATCAGGGTTTTCTTTTCTTCCACACTCTCCACAACGACGGCAATAGAATGAGGAACTTCGTCCCGGGTAAGCTGAAGCACCTTTTCTCTCACCAGCTCTGCCATAATAAAGCGTTCCGGCTGATCCGTGACTTCATCCTCAGGATAATACATAGGCCCTTGAGGCATTTCTTTGAAAATCAGCTTCAGCAGTTCATCCTTATTCTCTCCGGTTTTAGCTGAAATAGGAAGAATCGCCAGAAAATCTTTCAAAGCAGAGTAGTCCTTAATAAGCTTTAATAATTTATCTTTTTCAATAAGATCAATTTTATTCAGCAGAAGAATACAGGGAGTCTTTACGTGCTTGAGATTTTCTAATATGTATTCCTCGCCGGCACCAAACTCAGCGGTCGTATCCACCATATACAGGATAAGATCCACTTCCCGAAGGGATTCCAAAGCCGAATCCACCATAAACTCGCCCAGCTTGTGCTTAGGCTTATGAATTCCCGGCGTATCCAGAAAAACGACCTGCCCTCTTTCCTCGGTCAGTATACAATGAATCTTATTCCGGGTGGTCTGAGGTTTATCGGACATGATTAAAATCTTTTGCCCTAAAAGTTGGTTAAGTAATGTAGATTTTCCGGCATTAGGACGGCCAACCACTGTGACAAATCCCGAGCGAAAATCTCTATTAGGTTCAGAACCGTGCAAATTTGCTCACTTCCTTAATGTTTAATCGTTATGACTGCTTTGGTATCTATGTTATAGGGATAGGCTGCAAAGGTAGTTGAAAATCCGGCCATTCTGAATTTTACTAAGCTAGCTTCGCAAATTTCGTAAAGGGCAATTTTTAACGGACTAGTCCTGTTTGAATAAGAAAACCCACCTCGCCCGAAGATATTGTCTTCATACTTTGTTTGCCTTAACCCCATGCTCGTAAATGAGGCAAAGGCGCTGGTTGCACTTATGCTTGCAAAGTTATCCAGCGCCAGCCTATACTTTCTGACCGTTTTAGAAAAATTCCAGCCAAGGCTTAACCTAAGAATTCAGGGCCAAAGGAATCGGGAAGCAAAACGCTCAAGCGGGTCATCTTAGTTTGCCCCTTGCCATTGACTAAAATAACCAGGCAATCCTGGGAAAACTCCCGCAACACCTGGCGGCAGGCACCGCAGGGCGAAGGAAAGGCATCCGTGGGCACTGCCACCGCCACCGCCTTCAAGCGGCGCTCTCCATGATAGGCACTGTGGAAAACAGCATTGCGCTCCGCGCAGATAGTCAAGCCATAGCTGGCATTTTCCACATTACATCCGGCGATGATGCGCCCGGATTCCCAAAGGGTAGCAGCTCCTACCGGATAGTTGGAATAGGGGACATAGGCGCTTTGATAGGCTTTCTGGGCCCGGCGGATTAGTTCTTCGATTAGCTCTGGAGAAATTTGTTCTGGTGAGTCCATAGCGGCTCCTTTCGTTTGCTTGGCTCTTGGGGCTTAGCCCTGAATCTTGGATTTTGTCCGTAAAGCTACGGCTTACAGGGCTTTTTCAAAGTCATGTTTGCTGGTCTTCTTAAGCTCTGCTGTCCAGCTTTCCTGGAGCTTTCTCCCAGCAGCCGACTCTGCCGCTTAAGCGGCGTCGGTAAAGGCGGAAAAAGCCGCTCAGGCAAAGCTTCCTGCCCCGCATTCCCACAACGCCCCACTCGCTCAGGCCCGAAAAGCAGCCCAAGGATTTTGCCTTACGGTAGGAAGCGAATTTAAGCGAGCGGAGACAAAACTTCGCGAAAAGCCTGCAGCAGAGAAAGGTTGGAAACAGGACATTTCCAACCCGCCATTGAGAACAAGTGCGAAAGCAGTGCTTTCGAGGAGCGATTTGGCGGGGCACCTTTCGGAGCGGAGGGCTTGAGCGTTAGTTTTGTCCGCGCAGCTTATGGAGCGACCGATGTAAAGCAAAATCCTGGAGACATCCGGTGACTCCCGACGACATCCGGAGCCTTCTGGAAACTCCGCCTCCGAAGGCCTTTTTCAACTCAGCCCAAGCAGGCCGGCTAAACGAGGCCCAAAAATCACGACCCCGACAGCAACCGCTATAATCGCCGTGATCAAAACCGCCCCGGCCGCTACGTCTTTGGCTAGGCCGGCCTGTGGGTTGAAGTTTGGTTCAGCTAAATCTACGGCAAGCTCCACCGCCGTATTAAAAGCTTCTGCTGCCATGACACTGCCGATGGTCAGCAGCAAAATCACCCATTCCCAGCGCTCCAGTCCCAGCCAAGCAGCAATGAGCAGAACTAATGCGGCGGTGCATAAGTGGAAGCGAAAATGTCTCTGGGTTTTGCAGTTATAGAGAATTCCCTGAAAAGCATCGCCAAAGCTTTCCCAGTTGGAAGGTTTTTTATGATATTGTCCCATAGTCATCTTCCTTTACCTTAACGCAAAAGACCGATTTGACTCATTACTGCTTCTTCTTGCCGGCGCATTTCCTCTTTATCCTCTTCTTCCATATGATCATAGCCCAGAAGGTGGAGAGTTCCATGGACCGCTAAATAGACCAGTTCCCGTTCAAAGGAGTGTCCATAATCAATAGCCTGAGCTCTGGCCCGCTCCACTGAAATAATTATATCACCAAGCAGATGGTCCTCGTAATCCAGGATGTCCGGTTCATCCGACCTTTCCTCCTGCAGGGCAAAGGACAACACATCGGTTGGCCGATCCACGCCACGATAATCTCGATTCAGTTCATGGATTCTGGCATCATCCACTAAGGTCAGGCTGACCTCAGCCTCCTCGGACTCCGCGGATAAATGGACGGCCTTGGCAATTCCCTGCTCTAAAAGCCCTGTAAGTGATCCACGCTCATTTTCAGGAATGGAGTCTTCTTCCCAATTAATATCCAAATACATCGGTGCGGAACCGCCTAAACGGCTCCTCACCCCCTTCCATTACGAATTATCCGCTTTTTCCGTCTTGGATTCTCCTTTTGCTTCCGCGGATTCTCCTTCCGCAGCAAGCTCCTCTTGCTCCATCTCCCGGACATCCTCAATCTTCCCCGGTTCCGGCAGCTGTTTGGTATGCATATCGGGGTACTCTACCCGGGAATGAAAGATGCCGCTCAAAATCCGGACAAAAGCGGTGGCAATTTTATCCAAATCCTGGAAGGTCAAATTACACTGACTAAGCTGATCATCATTAAGCTTGTCCTTGATGATTTTACGAACCAAGCCTTCAACACGCCCTGGCGTGGGCTGTTTCATAGCACGAACTGCCGCTTCCACACTATCTGCCAGAAGGACCAGGGCGGCCTCTTTGGTCTGAGGCTTAGGCCCTTCGTAGTGGAACGCTTCTTCGGGGACATTAGCGTTATCTTCCATAGCTTTATGGTAGAAGAAGCTGACGACACTATCCCCATGGTGCTGGGCAATAATGTCCTGGAGGACCTGAGGCAGATTTTCTTCCTTGGCCATCTCCAGCCCGTCTTTTATATGGGAGGTGATGATCAAGGCGCTGAGAGTGGGAGCTATTTTATCATGAGGATTATCTTGGGCGAACTGATTCTCAATAAAGAAATAAGGCCTCTTCAGTTTGCCGATGTCGTGGTATAGGGCTCCTACCCGAACCAAAATCGCATTGGCCTGTACCTCTTCTGCCGCTGCTTCCGCCAGGTTGCCCACCAGCACACTGTGGTGATAAGTACCCGGCGCCTCCATCAAAAGCCGCTTCAACAAGGGGCGGTTAGGATTGGAGAGTTCCAATAAGCGTACTGCCGAGGTAATTCCAAAACCAGTCTCAAACCAATGAAGAGTTCCCACCGCAAGAACTGAGGAAAAAATCCCGTTCACAATCCCTAAACCGATGCTGATCAGCCAGGCAGAGATACCCATTCCTGAGATTAAAGCAATACAGCTGGCCGTAAGCACATTGAATGCTGCAATATAAAGTCCCGCCCGGGCCAAATCGGATCGCTGGCTTAATAGGGAGACACTATGAACACCAATAAAGCCGCCAAACAAGGCGATCAGAGCAATCAGCCAACCTGAATGGGTAGACATAGTGGGATCAGCCAATAAACCCACAAATACAGACAAAAGTGCCGCCGAAAAATAAGCTATCTCCACATCCACCAGAATGGCGATGGTCATAGTAGCCCAGGCCACAGGGATCAAGATACCGGTCATGGCATTATATTCGGCATCCCCCAGATTCAGGGAGATGACCGCTTTCCCCATAGCAAGGACCAGGAACATCATTAAAGCAATGAGCAGCAGTTTTTTAGATATATCGGAAACGTTTTTCCGGTATTGATGAGCATAAAATGTCATAGTAACGATACTGGCTAAGACAATCAAGGCGATACCGGCAACAGAACGCCAAGGAGACTGGTTCTCAACCAGTCCGTAGCCCACCAGAACCTGCATGATTTTCTCGTCAACAATTTCTCCCGGTCCGACGATCTTTTGATTGGCTTTATAACGCTGCGATTCCATGAGTACCGAAGCCCGTGCGTTCTGCCTTAATTTCTCTGTAGCCTCTGTATCTTCCAGCAAGGTGGGCTGAGTGATTTTAGCATCCACGAACTCGTTGAGAAAAGCCTTGAACTCGTCCGGGAAAGAGGCTTCATTAATATCCTGCTTAATCTTTTGGCGTAAGGCAGGGACATCTTGAGGTGTGTGGGCACCTGTCTCCTTACCGCGGGCATTCACTAAAATAACTTCCGTGGCTTTCTGCTCTTTTTCTTCCAATAAATCCAGGGAGGAATCCAACAGGCCTTCCAGTGCTTCCTGGGGCAGAACATTAAAAGGAGCAACTTGACGCAGTTTTTTCAGCACATCTGCCTTATCTTCATCACTGGCTATTGCTTCCTCCAAAGCAGTAAAAGCCGTGCTCAAATCCCGGGAAATGCT is a window encoding:
- the recO gene encoding DNA repair protein RecO — translated: MGVYHADALVIRSREYGESDRLLTLFSREYGKIQAVAKGVRKPKSRQRAGAQLFTYAEYLLHKGKSLDTVNQVSPRESFPHLWTDLDMSMAATAMAELLDLATLPGQPHPELFTLTFSSLFLVESCDPALVQCTYALKLMNYLGYRPRLVECAECGQRVQGERLLFSPDAGGVVCRQCQTQGSSPAVGRWVSGGSLGLMRQLLQGELEKLNRLRWNQWSKKEILEVSQYFCEQTLDKSLRSWSMGNRLVNVGQNPSGKDDLNERRDVDGTGES
- the deoC gene encoding deoxyribose-phosphate aldolase; translated protein: MRTMNLAGMIDHTLLKPEATEKDIVNLCHEAKQHKFATVCINPAYICTAAKLLHGSGVGVATVIGFPLGATMTEIKVQEIFAAKAHGAREVDIVINIGWAKSGNWEAVAKDITRAVEAAHCCGVTIKVIIETSLLTEEEKQKAAEIVKASGADYIKTSTGFAGGGATVEDVRNLKAWVGQSVKVKASGGIRSRETALQMVEAGADRLGTSSGVQIITV
- the era gene encoding GTPase Era, with product MHGSEPNRDFRSGFVTVVGRPNAGKSTLLNQLLGQKILIMSDKPQTTRNKIHCILTEERGQVVFLDTPGIHKPKHKLGEFMVDSALESLREVDLILYMVDTTAEFGAGEEYILENLKHVKTPCILLLNKIDLIEKDKLLKLIKDYSALKDFLAILPISAKTGENKDELLKLIFKEMPQGPMYYPEDEVTDQPERFIMAELVREKVLQLTRDEVPHSIAVVVESVEEKKTLIKVRALIVVERDSQKGIIIGHGGSLLKEIGRLARQDIETLLGSKVFLELFVKVEKDWRNRGRSLREFGYSDRS
- a CDS encoding diacylglycerol kinase family protein gives rise to the protein MGQYHKKPSNWESFGDAFQGILYNCKTQRHFRFHLCTAALVLLIAAWLGLERWEWVILLLTIGSVMAAEAFNTAVELAVDLAEPNFNPQAGLAKDVAAGAVLITAIIAVAVGVVIFGPRLAGLLGLS
- the ybeY gene encoding rRNA maturation RNase YbeY; its protein translation is MYLDINWEEDSIPENERGSLTGLLEQGIAKAVHLSAESEEAEVSLTLVDDARIHELNRDYRGVDRPTDVLSFALQEERSDEPDILDYEDHLLGDIIISVERARAQAIDYGHSFERELVYLAVHGTLHLLGYDHMEEEDKEEMRRQEEAVMSQIGLLR
- a CDS encoding HD family phosphohydrolase; the encoded protein is MNIRRLGSLKLFSDISTTWRHIQVLVVCFVLFTSILSSGLFVSKLHLKLGDPSPQLVTAPYEKNIEDLKKYYQDQEAAAEAVKPVYTQDEEYLTSISRDLSTAFTALEEAIASDEDKADVLKKLRQVAPFNVLPQEALEGLLDSSLDLLEEKEQKATEVILVNARGKETGAHTPQDVPALRQKIKQDINEASFPDEFKAFLNEFVDAKITQPTLLEDTEATEKLRQNARASVLMESQRYKANQKIVGPGEIVDEKIMQVLVGYGLVENQSPWRSVAGIALIVLASIVTMTFYAHQYRKNVSDISKKLLLIALMMFLVLAMGKAVISLNLGDAEYNAMTGILIPVAWATMTIAILVDVEIAYFSAALLSVFVGLLADPTMSTHSGWLIALIALFGGFIGVHSVSLLSQRSDLARAGLYIAAFNVLTASCIALISGMGISAWLISIGLGIVNGIFSSVLAVGTLHWFETGFGITSAVRLLELSNPNRPLLKRLLMEAPGTYHHSVLVGNLAEAAAEEVQANAILVRVGALYHDIGKLKRPYFFIENQFAQDNPHDKIAPTLSALIITSHIKDGLEMAKEENLPQVLQDIIAQHHGDSVVSFFYHKAMEDNANVPEEAFHYEGPKPQTKEAALVLLADSVEAAVRAMKQPTPGRVEGLVRKIIKDKLNDDQLSQCNLTFQDLDKIATAFVRILSGIFHSRVEYPDMHTKQLPEPGKIEDVREMEQEELAAEGESAEAKGESKTEKADNS